Proteins encoded by one window of Moorella humiferrea:
- a CDS encoding acylphosphatase — protein MSLVRAHFWVKGLVQGVGFRYFILRQAAALQLNGWVRNRLNGSVEGVVEGPAERVKEFLDHCRRGPALAEVEEVRIQYEEPQGETTFRIRSSL, from the coding sequence TTGTCCCTTGTGCGGGCGCACTTCTGGGTGAAAGGACTGGTCCAGGGGGTGGGGTTTCGTTATTTTATCCTGCGGCAGGCGGCGGCTTTGCAGCTTAACGGGTGGGTGCGGAATCGCTTAAATGGCAGCGTTGAGGGTGTAGTTGAAGGACCGGCGGAAAGGGTGAAAGAGTTCCTGGACCACTGCCGGCGGGGTCCTGCTTTGGCCGAAGTCGAGGAAGTCAGGATCCAGTATGAAGAGCCACAGGGCGAAACGACCTTTAGAATTAGAAGTTCCCTTTGA